GACAGGCCAGTGGGGGTGTGCTGGGATCATGGTGACTTTGTTCCTCTCTTATTCCTGCCTTTTTCTCTCccgtctgtctgtctgtccgtccgTTCGTCTGTCTGTTTCTCTGCAGGCGTTTCTTTGAGGGAGTCTCTCATTCTGGTTCCCAGACTGAGATCGGCAGTCTGCACAGCCAGAAAGGGCAGGATCAAGAGTCGGGCAGCCCTGTGAGTTACACCTCCACCACCAcctcctgcccctgtccctccccagctAGCCCAGCACCCCCACAGTGCCCGCGCTCTGAGaccacagctcctggcagcgcctgcctggggctgctcctttccttctttcctcctctttttcccagcacaggcagacaGGTAGCGATGGGGGACATCCTCTGGGGCCGGTCCCAGAGATGCCCGACTCCCCTGTGGGAGCTTGTGTTCTGTGAGGCCAGGCATGGGTCACTGgcagctgccctgcacagaGTGCTCCATCCTGCTCTGACCCCActccctgtcccccagggcGAGGCAGACAAGCAGAAGGCAGGACCACAGCGACCACAGGAGGAGCAAGGAACGGAGGTCCCTACAGTGGTGAGTCCAGGCTATGGGATGTGGAGCTCTTTCAAACTCCAGCTTGCTTTCTGGAGTACCAGGGGTGCCcaccaggctgggagcagggctagGAAGACAAGTAGAttgtgctggagagcagcaatGGTTGAAGGAGTGGTAGGGTCTGCAGGACATGCAGGCCAGCCCTCCCAAGACCCTGCAGCCTTGGCTCTCTGCGAGGGCACCAAGCCTCCGTTGATGATGGGCACCCATGGGTGCAGGGTTGCTCCTTGTTGGAGCTAGGAGAGCAGTGTGTGTGAAGTGACTCTGTGTGGCCCTCAGGAGCTGGTGTCAGAGGACTCGTGTTCCCGGCTGACCCCCACAGAGGCTGCCATGAGGGAGGGCAGCGTGGACAGACTggtcctgctgggctctgggagcaAAGCCGAGCTTCCCAGTGCCGTGTCCCCCAGGTAAGGCAGGTCTGTGCCCCCTCCTAGGGCTGAGCGAGCTCACACTGGCTCCCTGAACTGAGTAGGGGTTGGTGGAGATGAGATTTCCTCAGCAGTTTTGCCTCTTCTGCTTCTTCACAGCAAGGCAGAGAGCAAGCAGCTGTGGCGTCCCCGCAGCACCTCCGTGAAGGACCGGCAGAGCTCAAAGGTACAAGGTGGCCGTGCCAGCAGCCTGGACAGTGAGAGCTCTCCAGACTCGTGGCATAACACCCAGGTGAGCCCACTTGGAGGTTTCTCATTCAGGTCTTCAGCCACGGGCAGTGTCCAAGGTGGCTGACTGGGGTTAACCCTTGTGATGCTGTCACAGGTGCCTCGAAAGTCTGTTTACGATCAGCTGAACCAGATCCTGGTCTCAGACGAGCAGCTTCCCGAGAGCATCGTGCTGGTGAATGTTGCTGAGTGGCAAGGGCAGGTGAGTGGGTGATGTGTGATGGGAGCTGGATGCATGTGGGCAGCTGTAAGCATGGTGGATTCTCCCAATCATAGCAGGGCATCCTAGGGAAACTGGCACAAGCTGTGCCCTCCTCTCCCCCAGTGTGGCCCTTCCTTCAGAGAGACAATGCATTGACAGGGTGCTGAGTCACATACACAAGAGTAAGGTTGTCTCCTCCATCACACAGCATCACTGGATCCTCAAAACATGATGTCCTGATCAGTCCCAGAAAGGCTGGCTAGCAGACTGTGCCTTAGGCCCTCACTGTTTGGTCCTGGCTCCCAGGAACCCTGTGGGTCAGAGCTTTGTTGGATTCCCTGGCAAAGGGCAATCTCCCTGCCTCTGTGGGCATGAGGCcctgagaagcagcagagatATTTCCCACTGAGAGATGGAAGAGTGTCACCTGCCCCTCCCAGGGAGCATTACCTCCATCATCAGAGCAGGGTGAGGACAGGCCCAGTCCCTAACAAATACTTGCCACCCCATACCTGGAGCTCTAAAGCCAGAGTTGAGCAAGGAAATGTACATTTGTGCAAACATGCATTTAGGTAAAACACCTGTGAGACCCCTTCAGGATCCTGCAGCTACAGCTGGCATCCAGAAAGGATGCTGGAAAATTTTGAGGCATAAGAAAGGGTTTAGTGAGAGGCGATGAAGTCTTGACTCAGGCCATGCATTGGCTTGTTCCACTTGTCCTGgatagggaaaaaaagagtcaGTGCCCActcccaaaaccagcccccTTGTCCATTTTGACTGCTTATTTTACCACTGTTGAACTGCATGCAGACACCTGAAGAGACAGAAGGATTTTGGAGTGCCCCAGTGGGAGAGAGCAAGAAGAGGGAATGAGCAGAGGCAGAATGAGCCTagagcagggccctgctgtGGAATGGCAGAACTTAAATAGAGTGTTCCTGGACCAAACTGCTTATTTCAAAGAACACAGCCTGGTTTTTGGGACAGTTTGCCCTTGCCATGGCACTGCCACAACAGTGACTGCTTGTGCTCAAAGGCGAGAGCAAGGGGCTGCTGGTCCctagagcagagctgggaggagcgGGGATGCTCAGGATGCAGCTGTGAGTCACCTGATGGTTTCAGCCTCCCTGCATGGCACGGgtggggacaggtgtcccagcTGTAACCCAGGGGACAcggggctcagggcaggcatGCACAGCCATGCTTCCAGGGTGCCTTAACAGAGCTCTCTGCATTGGCAGTACGTGAGCGAGCAGCTCCAGGCGCACAAGCAGTTGGTTGTGTCCACGTGCTCCGTGGCAGACATCCAGGCAGCCTTCAACACCACTGTCTCCCGCATCCAGCGATAGTGAGTACAGCTTGGGCTCAGCCTGGTGGCACTGTATgggttcagagaagggctgggtATGGCCCAGGGCTCGTTAGGACCCTTTGGGGCTGTGGACACGTGTACGCCCTGGGGAGAGCGGAGGGTCCCAGTACTGCTTTTGCCCATGGCAGTGCACACCAAGCTGGATATTCTCAGCAATGGGTTTTTGTCAGCTGGCTTGGCAGATCGTGTCCCCTGGGCcacctgctgagccactgcaCATCCCTCAGGgtctccttttcctctccctttggCAGCTGTAACTGTAACTCCCATATGCCTCCCCCGGTGAAGGTGGTGGTGGCAGGGGACCAGAGCTACCTGAGTGTTGTCCTCCGTTTCTTTGTGGAGCAACTGGCCAGCAAGACACCCGACTGGCTCAACTACCTTCGCTTCCTGCTTGTACCACTGGGTGAGAGCCATgaggagcccagccccagggctgtcctttCCCACATCCCCAGACCCTGCTGTCTGAAGCCAACACTGCCCTTCTCCCCTGCAGGCTCTCACCCTCTGGCCAAGTACCTGGCCTCGGTGGATAACAAATACAGCACTCTCTTCCTGGACACAGCGTGGCGGGAGCTgttcagcagggctgagcctccCACCGCAggtgaggagcagggcaggctgccATCAGCAGTGCCCTGAGGGCGAGCCCAGCTGCCATCGAGGTCTTCATGGCTCTTTGTGCCCGCAGACACTGTGGACATAGCAGGCCGTGTTGCCCAGTTCATCGCTGGAGCCAGCTTCTCTCACCAGCTCCCCATCTCCGAGGCCATGCTGACCTACAAGCAGAAGAGGTGAGTGTGGCCCCAGGGTGCCTGTCCTCCCTCATGCGGCCCCGGTTTGGGACGTGCCCAGGACAGGAATGAGGGACACGGGACAAGTGAGTGAGGCCCTGCCTTCCAGTGACAAGCAGCACGGtgctgaggggagctggggtCCCACAGTGAGAGGCCCACAGCACCATTCCCTGCCACCTCCCGGTGTGCTTGGCCCCTCCAGTAGCTGTGACTGTGACAGCCCCAGTGGTGGGGACCAGCTGGGACGGGCTGGGTGGGGCTGCAAGCTGGTACTGTGCTCTCCGGGGGTTGATGCTCGTGTTCCAGCTGCACTCTCACCTCTCCCTTCTCTTGGTTTCTGGCACCCAAGGAAGAGAAGTctctattttgatttttatatcAGGTATTGGCTTGTGCTTGCTGTGCCGCTGCCTGGCCCCTCCCCGCCTTTCCCCATGTGCGTCCATCCCTCTTGCTGTGCAGAGGAGCCGTGACCCCACAgaggggcagggctgccctCCCGCATGCaagcccctttcccagcactggaggggACAACTCCTTGCCTCCTTGTGTagtgtgccctgtgctgccatgTTGGGGACAGGGGTTCtcaggggagggagggcagagaTGGTCCTAGTGGATGTGAGCCAGCATTGACCCCTGCGAGTGCAGGGCTGCCTGGGCACAAGGTTTGTAGTCACACAGCAGTTGGTGCTCAGCACACCCAGACCCTGACCAGACTCCCTTCCTTCTGCAGCCCCGACGAGGACTCCTGCCAGAAGTTTGTCCCCTTTGTGGGGGTGAGTGAGTTGAGGGgccagcaggggctgaggggagaGGTGCAGTGCACAGTCCTGCTGATGCTGGGTATCCTCTGGTTTCTCCTTGCAGGTGGTGAAGGTGGGCCTGGTGGAGCAGTCTTTCAGTGCCTCCGGTGAGTCCCTGCGAATGCCTAGCTCTCTTTTCCACAGGTGGGAAGCTCTTGTTGGTGTCCCACAAACCCTCAAACCCACACTTTTCCTCCCCAGTGGACTCGGATGATGCCACAGTCTGCGCgccctcctccctgctgagctcaACACCAGTGTCCAGTACATCTGTTTCCTATGGCAAGGAGACCATCTGCACCCCGCCACCCTCTCCGTCCGTCTGCAGCAGCATCTCGGGTGCTGGGTAAGGAAATGGGGCAATgggggcagaggagcaggggcCCCACCTGTGTGCTGCATGTGCTGCTTGTGTTGCCCAGGTCTCCGAGCCCTGGTCTGGAGGTGATGGGCCTGCAGGTGGACTACTGGACAACACAAGGGCTGGACAGGAAGAAGGAGGGTGACAAGCGGGAGACGGGTATCAAGAACACGCTCAAGAGCAACTTCCGCTCACTCCAGGTCAGCCGcatccccagcacaggggagcTGGTGCCCCCCAGCACCATGGCCATGACTGTGGTCACcaaggagaaaaacaagaaaggtAACCAAGCCCACTCTGGGGTGTTCTCTGCCTCTGGGGCCACAGTTCTTTGTGGAAAGGGTGGGGGGAgcctgcaggagggcagggctgggatgtggCCCAGCAGGGGTCAGTCAATgcactggggcaggggctgccacGTGGGGACATCCTAACATAGGTTCCTGTCTGGCCTTGGTCCCCAGTGATGTTCCTGAGCaagaaaccaaaagaaaaagacTTGGAACACAAAAGCCAAGTCATTGAAGGGATCACACGCCTCATCTGCACAGCCAAGCACCAGAACACCATGTTGCGAGGTGAGGACAGGTACCAGCCCCTTGGGGCTGTAGTGGGGCAGAccaggcagcacaggctggctgTGGTAGGGCTGTGCCTCACTGCACCCTCTCCTCTCAGTCTCCATAGATGGGGTGGAGTGGAACGATGTGAAGTTTTTCCAGCTGGCAGCACAGTGGCCAACACACGTCAAGTACCTCCCTGTGGGCATCTTCGGCTACTCGAAGAGCGTGTGAGACATTGGGGCATCCCTGGAATGGAGCTGCAGTGGGTTGCAGGAGACAGGGAGATGGACATGCTCTTG
The genomic region above belongs to Passer domesticus isolate bPasDom1 chromosome 3, bPasDom1.hap1, whole genome shotgun sequence and contains:
- the LOC135297579 gene encoding phosphofurin acidic cluster sorting protein 1-like isoform X4, producing the protein MARCAYGHLSWSQKVPQVLTRLCSLRLKKLTVLKELDKELSSVLIAVKIQGSKRVLRSNEYILPPGGLMETELELTFSLQYPHFLKREGNKLQIMLQRRKRYKNRTILGYKTLAVGIINMAEVMQHPTDGGQLLGLHSNMKDVNIRVAEISIYSLSSQPIDHEDGNVPSGPKIKASDRSPDIDNYSEEEDDSFSSEQEASDDAVQGQDLFDEEDDLRKTKKSRRKMSRTTSISRQPNFKQKFVALLRRFRVTEEVLDSDPVDQTQEVEEDLGLLYDSLEECNNSDSGPEMEDNESVHSTPKPTLRRFFEGVSHSGSQTEIGSLHSQKGQDQESGSPGEADKQKAGPQRPQEEQGTEVPTVELVSEDSCSRLTPTEAAMREGSVDRLVLLGSGSKAELPSAVSPSKAESKQLWRPRSTSVKDRQSSKVQGGRASSLDSESSPDSWHNTQVPRKSVYDQLNQILVSDEQLPESIVLVNVAEWQGQYVSEQLQAHKQLVVSTCSVADIQAAFNTTVSRIQRYCNCNSHMPPPVKVVVAGDQSYLSVVLRFFVEQLASKTPDWLNYLRFLLVPLGSHPLAKYLASVDNKYSTLFLDTAWRELFSRAEPPTADTVDIAGRVAQFIAGASFSHQLPISEAMLTYKQKRKRSLYFDFYISPDEDSCQKFVPFVGVVKVGLVEQSFSASVDSDDATVCAPSSLLSSTPVSSTSVSYGKETICTPPPSPSVCSSISGAGSPSPGLEVMGLQVDYWTTQGLDRKKEGDKRETGIKNTLKSNFRSLQVSRIPSTGELVPPSTMAMTVVTKEKNKKVMFLSKKPKEKDLEHKSQVIEGITRLICTAKHQNTMLRVSIDGVEWNDVKFFQLAAQWPTHVKYLPVGIFGYSKSVPVPACSVGGMLHLHPVGQDP
- the LOC135297579 gene encoding phosphofurin acidic cluster sorting protein 2-like isoform X2, whose protein sequence is MAAMAAAAAAVSGALGSGPAAGPPPAAGGAAATATAMAVAGPLSVPVPMNLFATWEIDRSAPSCVPRLCSLRLKKLTVLKELDKELSSVLIAVKIQGSKRVLRSNEYILPPGGLMETELELTFSLQYPHFLKREGNKLQIMLQRRKRYKNRTILGYKTLAVGIINMAEVMQHPTDGGQLLGLHSNMKDVNIRVAEISIYSLSSQPIDHEDGNVPSGPKIKASDRSPDIDNYSEEEDDSFSSEQEASDDAVQGQDLFDEEDDLRKTKKSRRKMSRTTSISRQPNFKQKFVALLRRFRVTEEVLDSDPVDQTQEVEEDLGLLYDSLEECNNSDSGPEMEDNESVHSTPKPTLRRFFEGVSHSGSQTEIGSLHSQKGQDQESGSPGEADKQKAGPQRPQEEQGTEVPTVELVSEDSCSRLTPTEAAMREGSVDRLVLLGSGSKAELPSAVSPSKAESKQLWRPRSTSVKDRQSSKVQGGRASSLDSESSPDSWHNTQVPRKSVYDQLNQILVSDEQLPESIVLVNVAEWQGQYVSEQLQAHKQLVVSTCSVADIQAAFNTTVSRIQRYCNCNSHMPPPVKVVVAGDQSYLSVVLRFFVEQLASKTPDWLNYLRFLLVPLGSHPLAKYLASVDNKYSTLFLDTAWRELFSRAEPPTADTVDIAGRVAQFIAGASFSHQLPISEAMLTYKQKSPDEDSCQKFVPFVGVVKVGLVEQSFSASVDSDDATVCAPSSLLSSTPVSSTSVSYGKETICTPPPSPSVCSSISGAGSPSPGLEVMGLQVDYWTTQGLDRKKEGDKRETGIKNTLKSNFRSLQVSRIPSTGELVPPSTMAMTVVTKEKNKKVMFLSKKPKEKDLEHKSQVIEGITRLICTAKHQNTMLRVSIDGVEWNDVKFFQLAAQWPTHVKYLPVGIFGYSKSVPVPACSVGGMLHLHPVGQDP
- the LOC135297579 gene encoding phosphofurin acidic cluster sorting protein 2-like isoform X1, which gives rise to MAAMAAAAAAVSGALGSGPAAGPPPAAGGAAATATAMAVAGPLSVPVPMNLFATWEIDRSAPSCVPRLCSLRLKKLTVLKELDKELSSVLIAVKIQGSKRVLRSNEYILPPGGLMETELELTFSLQYPHFLKREGNKLQIMLQRRKRYKNRTILGYKTLAVGIINMAEVMQHPTDGGQLLGLHSNMKDVNIRVAEISIYSLSSQPIDHEDGNVPSGPKIKASDRSPDIDNYSEEEDDSFSSEQEASDDAVQGQDLFDEEDDLRKTKKSRRKMSRTTSISRQPNFKQKFVALLRRFRVTEEVLDSDPVDQTQEVEEDLGLLYDSLEECNNSDSGPEMEDNESVHSTPKPTLRRFFEGVSHSGSQTEIGSLHSQKGQDQESGSPGEADKQKAGPQRPQEEQGTEVPTVELVSEDSCSRLTPTEAAMREGSVDRLVLLGSGSKAELPSAVSPSKAESKQLWRPRSTSVKDRQSSKVQGGRASSLDSESSPDSWHNTQVPRKSVYDQLNQILVSDEQLPESIVLVNVAEWQGQYVSEQLQAHKQLVVSTCSVADIQAAFNTTVSRIQRYCNCNSHMPPPVKVVVAGDQSYLSVVLRFFVEQLASKTPDWLNYLRFLLVPLGSHPLAKYLASVDNKYSTLFLDTAWRELFSRAEPPTADTVDIAGRVAQFIAGASFSHQLPISEAMLTYKQKRKRSLYFDFYISPDEDSCQKFVPFVGVVKVGLVEQSFSASVDSDDATVCAPSSLLSSTPVSSTSVSYGKETICTPPPSPSVCSSISGAGSPSPGLEVMGLQVDYWTTQGLDRKKEGDKRETGIKNTLKSNFRSLQVSRIPSTGELVPPSTMAMTVVTKEKNKKVMFLSKKPKEKDLEHKSQVIEGITRLICTAKHQNTMLRVSIDGVEWNDVKFFQLAAQWPTHVKYLPVGIFGYSKSVPVPACSVGGMLHLHPVGQDP
- the LOC135297579 gene encoding phosphofurin acidic cluster sorting protein 1-like isoform X3, giving the protein MAAMAAAAAAVSGALGSGPAAGPPPAAGGAAATATAMAVAGPLSVPVPMNLFATWEIDRSAPSCVPRLCSLRLKKLTVLKELDKELSSVLIAVKIQGSKRVLRSNEYILPPGGLMETELELTFSLQYPHFLKREGNKLQIMLQRRKRYKNRTILGYKTLAVGIINMAEVMQHPTDGGQLLGLHSNMKDVNIRVAEISIYSLSSQPIDHEDGNVPSGPKIKASDRSPDIDNYSEEEDDSFSSEQEASDDAVQGQDLFDEEDDLRKTKKSRRKMSRTTSISRQPNFKQKFVALLRRFRVTEEVLDSDPVDQTQEVEEDLGLLYDSLEECNNSDSGPEMEDNESVHSTPKPTLRRFFEGVSHSGSQTEIGSLHSQKGQDQESGSPGEADKQKAGPQRPQEEQGTEVPTVELVSEDSCSRLTPTEAAMREGSVDRLVLLGSGSKAELPSAVSPSKAESKQLWRPRSTSVKDRQSSKVQGGRASSLDSESSPDSWHNTQVPRKSVYDQLNQILVSDEQLPESIVLVNVAEWQGQYVSEQLQAHKQLVVSTCSVADIQAAFNTTVSRIQRYCNCNSHMPPPVKVVVAGDQSYLSVVLRFFVEQLASKTPDWLNYLRFLLVPLGSHPLAKYLASVDNKYSTLFLDTAWRELFSRAEPPTADTVDIAGRVAQFIAGASFSHQLPISEAMLTYKQKSPDEDSCQKFVPFVGVVKVGLVEQSFSASVDSDDATVCAPSSLLSSTPVSSTSVSYGKETICTPPPSPSVCSSISGAGSPSPGLEVMGLQVDYWTTQGLDRKKEGDKRETGIKNTLKSNFRSLQVSRIPSTGELVPPSTMAMTVVTKEKNKKVMFLSKKPKEKDLEHKSQVIEGITRLICTAKHQNTMLRVSIDGVEWNDVKFFQLAAQWPTHVKYLPVGIFGYSKSV
- the LOC135297579 gene encoding phosphofurin acidic cluster sorting protein 1-like isoform X6, with the translated sequence MWLAFNRLCSLRLKKLTVLKELDKELSSVLIAVKIQGSKRVLRSNEYILPPGGLMETELELTFSLQYPHFLKREGNKLQIMLQRRKRYKNRTILGYKTLAVGIINMAEVMQHPTDGGQLLGLHSNMKDVNIRVAEISIYSLSSQPIDHEDGNVPSGPKIKASDRSPDIDNYSEEEDDSFSSEQEASDDAVQGQDLFDEEDDLRKTKKSRRKMSRTTSISRQPNFKQKFVALLRRFRVTEEVLDSDPVDQTQEVEEDLGLLYDSLEECNNSDSGPEMEDNESVHSTPKPTLRRFFEGVSHSGSQTEIGSLHSQKGQDQESGSPGEADKQKAGPQRPQEEQGTEVPTVELVSEDSCSRLTPTEAAMREGSVDRLVLLGSGSKAELPSAVSPSKAESKQLWRPRSTSVKDRQSSKVQGGRASSLDSESSPDSWHNTQVPRKSVYDQLNQILVSDEQLPESIVLVNVAEWQGQYVSEQLQAHKQLVVSTCSVADIQAAFNTTVSRIQRYCNCNSHMPPPVKVVVAGDQSYLSVVLRFFVEQLASKTPDWLNYLRFLLVPLGSHPLAKYLASVDNKYSTLFLDTAWRELFSRAEPPTADTVDIAGRVAQFIAGASFSHQLPISEAMLTYKQKRKRSLYFDFYISPDEDSCQKFVPFVGVVKVGLVEQSFSASVDSDDATVCAPSSLLSSTPVSSTSVSYGKETICTPPPSPSVCSSISGAGSPSPGLEVMGLQVDYWTTQGLDRKKEGDKRETGIKNTLKSNFRSLQVSRIPSTGELVPPSTMAMTVVTKEKNKKVMFLSKKPKEKDLEHKSQVIEGITRLICTAKHQNTMLRVSIDGVEWNDVKFFQLAAQWPTHVKYLPVGIFGYSKSVPVPACSVGGMLHLHPVGQDP
- the LOC135297579 gene encoding phosphofurin acidic cluster sorting protein 1-like isoform X5; the protein is MNCLMIPCSWLCSLRLKKLTVLKELDKELSSVLIAVKIQGSKRVLRSNEYILPPGGLMETELELTFSLQYPHFLKREGNKLQIMLQRRKRYKNRTILGYKTLAVGIINMAEVMQHPTDGGQLLGLHSNMKDVNIRVAEISIYSLSSQPIDHEDGNVPSGPKIKASDRSPDIDNYSEEEDDSFSSEQEASDDAVQGQDLFDEEDDLRKTKKSRRKMSRTTSISRQPNFKQKFVALLRRFRVTEEVLDSDPVDQTQEVEEDLGLLYDSLEECNNSDSGPEMEDNESVHSTPKPTLRRFFEGVSHSGSQTEIGSLHSQKGQDQESGSPGEADKQKAGPQRPQEEQGTEVPTVELVSEDSCSRLTPTEAAMREGSVDRLVLLGSGSKAELPSAVSPSKAESKQLWRPRSTSVKDRQSSKVQGGRASSLDSESSPDSWHNTQVPRKSVYDQLNQILVSDEQLPESIVLVNVAEWQGQYVSEQLQAHKQLVVSTCSVADIQAAFNTTVSRIQRYCNCNSHMPPPVKVVVAGDQSYLSVVLRFFVEQLASKTPDWLNYLRFLLVPLGSHPLAKYLASVDNKYSTLFLDTAWRELFSRAEPPTADTVDIAGRVAQFIAGASFSHQLPISEAMLTYKQKRKRSLYFDFYISPDEDSCQKFVPFVGVVKVGLVEQSFSASVDSDDATVCAPSSLLSSTPVSSTSVSYGKETICTPPPSPSVCSSISGAGSPSPGLEVMGLQVDYWTTQGLDRKKEGDKRETGIKNTLKSNFRSLQVSRIPSTGELVPPSTMAMTVVTKEKNKKVMFLSKKPKEKDLEHKSQVIEGITRLICTAKHQNTMLRVSIDGVEWNDVKFFQLAAQWPTHVKYLPVGIFGYSKSVPVPACSVGGMLHLHPVGQDP